A stretch of Ferribacterium limneticum DNA encodes these proteins:
- the rplL gene encoding 50S ribosomal protein L7/L12, with translation MAISKEDILEAVGSLTVMELNDLVKAFEEKFGVSAAAVAVAGPAGAGAAAAEEQTEFTVMLTGAGDKKVEVIKVVRAATGLGLKEAKDLVDGAPKAVKEAISKADAEALKKLLEDAGAKVEVK, from the coding sequence ATGGCAATTAGCAAAGAAGACATCCTGGAAGCCGTAGGCTCCCTGACCGTTATGGAACTGAATGACCTGGTCAAGGCATTCGAAGAGAAGTTTGGCGTTTCCGCCGCTGCCGTCGCCGTTGCTGGCCCGGCTGGTGCTGGTGCCGCCGCTGCTGAAGAGCAGACCGAATTCACCGTCATGCTGACCGGTGCTGGTGATAAGAAGGTTGAAGTCATCAAGGTCGTTCGTGCAGCTACCGGTCTGGGCCTCAAGGAAGCCAAGGATCTGGTTGATGGCGCTCCGAAGGCCGTCAAGGAAGCTATTTCCAAGGCTGATGCAGAAGCCCTCAAGAAGTTGCTTGAAGACGCAGGCGCCAAGGTCGAAGTCAAGTAA
- the rplJ gene encoding 50S ribosomal protein L10: MGLNLNDKKAVVAEVSAQVANAQTIVIAEYRGIEVTDLTVLRKKARESGVYLRVLKNTLVRRAVADTAFAGLSDHMVGPLIYSVSADPVAAAKVLSDFAKTNDKLVLKAGSYAGKVLDKAGVQALASVPSREELLSKLLYVMQAPVAGFVRGLAALAAQREEAAA; encoded by the coding sequence GTGGGTCTCAATCTGAACGACAAAAAAGCGGTTGTAGCTGAGGTGTCGGCACAAGTGGCCAACGCACAGACCATCGTGATTGCCGAATATCGTGGCATCGAGGTTACTGACCTCACCGTGCTGCGCAAGAAGGCGCGCGAGTCTGGTGTGTATCTGCGTGTGTTGAAGAACACTTTGGTGCGTCGCGCGGTCGCGGACACTGCGTTCGCTGGCCTGTCTGACCACATGGTCGGACCGTTGATTTATAGCGTCTCCGCTGATCCGGTGGCTGCCGCGAAGGTTCTCAGTGACTTCGCCAAAACCAACGACAAATTGGTGCTCAAGGCCGGTTCATATGCCGGCAAGGTGCTCGACAAAGCTGGTGTGCAGGCGCTTGCCTCCGTACCGAGCCGCGAAGAGCTGCTCTCCAAGCTGCTGTACGTCATGCAAGCTCCGGTTGCCGGCTTCGTCCGCGGCCTGGCTGCCCTGGCTGCACAGCGCGAAGAAGCTGCCGCTTGA
- a CDS encoding c-type cytochrome, producing the protein MKAVYVAMMAAGVVMAGQVQADEALAKAKNCMSCHAVDKKLVGPAYKEVAAKYKGDAKAPAMLATKVKAGGKGTWGQIPMPPNNVTEDEAKKLVAWVLAQK; encoded by the coding sequence ATGAAAGCTGTTTATGTTGCCATGATGGCTGCTGGTGTTGTGATGGCTGGTCAAGTCCAGGCCGACGAAGCGCTGGCCAAGGCCAAGAACTGCATGTCCTGCCATGCCGTGGACAAGAAGCTGGTTGGTCCGGCTTACAAGGAAGTAGCCGCCAAGTACAAGGGCGATGCCAAGGCACCGGCCATGCTGGCTACCAAGGTCAAGGCTGGCGGTAAAGGCACCTGGGGTCAGATTCCGATGCCCCCCAACAACGTTACCGAAGACGAAGCCAAGAAGCTGGTTGCCTGGGTTCTCGCCCAGAAGTAA
- the rplK gene encoding 50S ribosomal protein L11, producing the protein MAKKIIGYIKLQVPAGKANPSPPIGPALGQRGLNIMEFCKAFNAQTQGVEPGLPIPVVITAFADKSFTFVMKTPPATILIKKAAGIKSGSAKPHTDKVGKITRAQCEEIAKTKSPDLTAADMEAAIRTIAGSARSMGITVEGL; encoded by the coding sequence ATGGCCAAGAAAATTATTGGCTACATCAAGCTGCAAGTGCCTGCTGGCAAAGCAAACCCGTCGCCCCCGATCGGCCCAGCCCTCGGTCAGCGCGGTCTGAACATCATGGAATTCTGCAAGGCCTTCAATGCCCAGACTCAAGGCGTTGAACCGGGTCTGCCGATTCCTGTCGTAATTACCGCCTTTGCGGACAAGTCTTTCACCTTCGTGATGAAGACCCCGCCGGCCACCATCCTGATCAAGAAGGCTGCTGGTATCAAGTCCGGTTCGGCCAAGCCGCACACCGACAAGGTTGGCAAGATCACCCGCGCCCAGTGCGAAGAAATCGCCAAGACCAAGTCGCCTGACTTGACCGCCGCCGATATGGAAGCAGCAATTCGCACCATCGCCGGCTCCGCCCGTTCGATGGGTATCACGGTAGAGGGTCTGTAA
- the rplA gene encoding 50S ribosomal protein L1 — protein sequence MAKFTKKQKALASKVVAQKLYPLQEALTLAKETAIAKFDESIDVAVNLGVDARKSDQVVRGSVVLPAGTGKSVRVAVFAQGEKAEAAKAAGAEVVGFDDLAAEVKAGNLNFDVVIATPDAMKVVGQLGQILGPRGLMPNPKVGTVTMDVVTAVKNAKAGQVQYRTDKAGIIHATIGRASFSVESLESNLKALIDALSKAKPASSKGQYLKKIAVSATMGPGVRVDQSTVVG from the coding sequence ATGGCTAAGTTCACGAAAAAGCAAAAAGCCCTTGCCAGCAAGGTTGTCGCGCAGAAGTTGTATCCGCTGCAAGAGGCGCTGACCCTGGCCAAGGAAACGGCAATCGCCAAGTTCGACGAATCGATCGATGTCGCAGTCAACCTCGGTGTTGACGCACGTAAGTCGGATCAGGTCGTTCGCGGTTCCGTCGTTCTGCCGGCTGGTACCGGTAAGTCGGTTCGCGTTGCCGTCTTCGCTCAGGGCGAAAAGGCTGAGGCTGCCAAGGCAGCCGGCGCTGAAGTCGTCGGTTTCGACGATCTGGCTGCTGAAGTCAAAGCTGGTAACCTGAATTTCGATGTCGTCATCGCCACCCCGGATGCCATGAAGGTGGTTGGTCAGCTCGGCCAGATCCTCGGCCCCCGCGGCCTGATGCCGAATCCGAAGGTTGGTACCGTGACCATGGACGTTGTCACTGCAGTGAAGAACGCCAAGGCTGGTCAGGTGCAGTACCGCACTGACAAGGCCGGCATCATTCACGCCACGATCGGCCGTGCTTCCTTCTCCGTTGAGAGCCTGGAAAGCAACCTGAAGGCATTGATCGATGCGCTGAGCAAGGCCAAGCCTGCTTCGTCCAAAGGTCAGTACCTGAAGAAGATCGCAGTTTCTGCCACGATGGGCCCCGGCGTTCGCGTCGACCAGTCCACGGTGGTGGGTTAA
- the tuf gene encoding elongation factor Tu yields MAKEKFARTKPHVNVGTIGHVDHGKTTLTAAITTVLSAKFGGAAKKYDEIDAAPEEKARGITINTAHVEYETANRHYAHVDCPGHADYVKNMITGAAQMDGAILVCSAADGPMPQTREHILLARQVGVPYVLVFMNKCDMVDDAELLELVEMELRELLSKYDFPGDDTPIIHGSALKALEGDQSEIGEPSIFRLADALDTYIPDPERAIDQPFLMPVEDVFSISGRGTVVTGRVERGIVKVGEEIEIVGIRPTVKTICTGVEMFRKLLDQGQAGDNIGALLRGTKREDVERGQVLCKPGSVKPHTHFTSEVYILSKDEGGRHTPFFNGYRPQFYFRTTDVTGSIELPEGTEMVMPGDNIAMTIKLIAPIAMEEGLRFAIREGGRTVGAGVVAKIIE; encoded by the coding sequence ATGGCTAAGGAAAAATTCGCGCGTACGAAACCGCACGTAAACGTTGGTACGATTGGTCACGTTGACCACGGCAAGACGACGCTGACGGCTGCGATCACCACGGTGCTGTCCGCCAAGTTCGGTGGTGCTGCCAAGAAATATGACGAAATCGACGCTGCGCCGGAAGAAAAGGCCCGCGGTATCACGATTAATACTGCTCACGTCGAATACGAAACCGCCAACCGTCACTACGCCCACGTTGACTGCCCGGGTCACGCTGACTACGTCAAGAACATGATTACCGGTGCTGCCCAGATGGACGGCGCCATCCTCGTCTGTTCCGCTGCTGACGGCCCGATGCCGCAAACCCGCGAACACATCCTGCTCGCCCGTCAAGTTGGCGTGCCGTACGTGCTCGTGTTCATGAACAAGTGCGACATGGTTGACGACGCCGAACTGCTCGAACTGGTCGAAATGGAACTGCGCGAGCTGCTCTCCAAGTACGACTTCCCGGGCGACGACACCCCGATCATTCACGGCTCCGCCTTGAAGGCCCTCGAAGGCGACCAATCCGAAATCGGCGAACCGTCGATCTTCCGTCTGGCAGATGCCCTGGACACCTACATCCCTGATCCTGAGCGTGCCATCGATCAGCCGTTCCTGATGCCGGTTGAAGACGTCTTCTCCATCTCTGGTCGCGGTACCGTCGTGACCGGTCGTGTTGAGCGTGGCATCGTCAAGGTTGGCGAAGAAATCGAAATCGTCGGCATCCGCCCGACCGTCAAGACCATCTGTACCGGTGTTGAAATGTTCCGCAAGCTGCTCGACCAAGGTCAGGCTGGCGACAACATTGGCGCCCTGCTACGTGGTACCAAGCGTGAAGACGTCGAGCGTGGCCAGGTGCTGTGCAAGCCGGGTTCTGTCAAGCCGCATACCCACTTCACCTCCGAAGTGTACATCCTGTCCAAGGATGAAGGCGGCCGTCACACCCCGTTCTTCAATGGTTACCGTCCGCAGTTCTACTTCCGCACGACCGACGTCACTGGCTCCATCGAACTGCCGGAAGGCACCGAAATGGTCATGCCGGGCGACAACATCGCCATGACGATCAAGCTGATTGCACCGATCGCCATGGAAGAAGGTCTGCGCTTCGCCATCCGTGAAGGCGGTCGTACCGTCGGCGCCGGCGTCGTCGCCAAGATCATCGAGTAA
- the nusG gene encoding transcription termination/antitermination protein NusG, which produces MSKRWYVVHAYSGFEKSVMRAIQERITRLGMEEKFGRILVPVEEVVEMKGGQKSISERKFFPGYVLCEMEMDDDSWHLVKNTPKVTGFVGGTATKPTPISEKEVEKIMQQMQEGVEKPRPKVLFEVGEVVRVKEGPFTDFHGSVEDVNYEKNRLRVSVTIFGRATPVELEFAQVEKA; this is translated from the coding sequence ATGAGCAAACGCTGGTACGTCGTACATGCCTACTCCGGCTTCGAAAAAAGTGTAATGCGCGCCATTCAGGAGCGCATTACCCGTTTGGGTATGGAAGAAAAGTTTGGCCGGATTCTGGTGCCGGTTGAAGAAGTCGTCGAAATGAAGGGTGGTCAGAAATCGATTTCTGAGCGCAAATTCTTCCCTGGCTACGTCCTCTGCGAAATGGAGATGGACGACGATTCATGGCACTTGGTCAAGAACACGCCGAAAGTCACTGGTTTTGTTGGTGGCACCGCGACCAAGCCAACACCGATTTCCGAAAAGGAAGTTGAGAAGATCATGCAGCAAATGCAGGAGGGTGTTGAGAAGCCTCGTCCGAAAGTGCTGTTTGAGGTTGGCGAAGTGGTTCGTGTCAAGGAAGGTCCGTTTACCGACTTCCATGGCTCGGTCGAAGACGTCAATTACGAAAAGAATCGCCTGCGCGTTTCGGTGACCATCTTTGGTCGCGCTACGCCGGTTGAGCTGGAGTTCGCCCAGGTCGAAAAGGCCTGA
- the secE gene encoding preprotein translocase subunit SecE: protein MADKIKFALALIILAAGVAGFYLLSEQAMILRVLAVLVGLALAIAVAWKTEPGQRFFLFGNEAVVEAKKVVWPTRKETMQTTGAVFAFVVVMAIFLYLTDKSLEVVLYDWVLGWKKS from the coding sequence ATGGCTGACAAGATCAAGTTTGCGCTGGCGCTGATTATTCTGGCGGCTGGTGTGGCTGGCTTCTACCTGCTCTCCGAGCAGGCAATGATTTTGCGCGTCCTGGCGGTCCTCGTTGGTTTGGCGCTGGCAATTGCAGTGGCTTGGAAGACGGAGCCGGGTCAGCGCTTTTTCCTGTTTGGTAATGAGGCGGTGGTCGAGGCCAAGAAAGTTGTTTGGCCGACTCGCAAGGAAACCATGCAAACCACGGGCGCGGTATTCGCCTTTGTCGTGGTCATGGCAATTTTCCTGTATCTGACTGACAAGAGCCTTGAAGTGGTTCTTTACGACTGGGTGCTGGGCTGGAAGAAATCATGA
- the rpoB gene encoding DNA-directed RNA polymerase subunit beta, which translates to MTYSFTEKKRIRKSFAKRASVLDVPYLLATQLQSFKDFLQDEVAPEKRKNEGLQAAFTSIFPIVSHSGNARLEFVSYMLGEPAFDVTECQQRGLTFASSLRARVRLVIMDREAPDTVKEVKEQEVYMGEIPLMTTNGSFVINGTERVIVSQLHRSPGVFFEHDRGKTHSSGKLLFSARVIPYRGSWLDFEFDPKDTLFFRVDRRRKMPVTTLLKAIGMSSEEILSQFFEFDTFLIAKDKVEFTLVPERLRGEVARFDFVAPDGKLIVQKDKRITAKHIRDIGAAAIKQIVVPDEFLIGRVVAKNTIDKATGEVVANANDEITETLLAKLREAEITTLETLYTNELDRGAFISNTLRADETATRQAARVAIYRMMRPGEPPTEEAVEILFNGLFYSDERYDLSGVGRMKFNRRLARPDVIEYKLMLKGLASKAEAALKNLAEASGFALSAIQDLVSLMPFGARAMVENSTLGEVEALAAKLKPLGANIEVREQLTLSPRDIVEVIKILVELRNGRGEIDDIDHLGNRRVRSVGELAENQFRAGLVRVERAVKERLSQAESDNLMPHDLINAKPISAAIKEFFGSSQLSQFMDQTNPLSEITHKRRVSALGPGGLTRERAGFEVRDVHPTHYGRVCPIETPEGPNIGLINSLALFAQVNSYGFIETAYRKVNDGQVTNDIEYLSAIEEGNYVVAQANASLDANGRLSDDLVTCREKGETILAEPSRVQYMDVAPGQIVSVAASLIPFLEHDDANRALMGANMQRQAVPCLRPEKPLVGTGIERTVAVDSGTAVVALRGGLVDYVDAARVVVRVNDDETIAGEVGVDIYNLVKYTRSNQNTNINQRPMVRVGDHIAKGDVVADGASTDKGELALGQNMLIAFMPWNGYNFEDSILISERVVAEDRYTSIHIEELTVVARDTKLGPEEITRDIASLGEAQLSRLDDSGIVYIGAEVEAADVLVGKVTPKGETQLTPEEKLLRAIFGEKASDVKDTSLRVPSGIAGTVIDVQVFTREGIERDKRAQAIIDEHLRHYKLDLADQMRIVERDAFARVERLITGKKANGGPKKLAKGTVIDKVYLDSMDPHHWFDIRLADDEAAQQLEQVKDGLEQARKDFDIAFEGKRKKLTQGDELPPGVQKMVKVYVAVKRRLQPGDKMAGRHGNKGVVSRILPVEDMPHMEDGSPVDIVLNPLGVPSRMNVGQILEVHLGLAAKGLGHKIGAMLRAQSSAKEVRGFLDQIYNSSGKSENLDELNDVEVLEMAENLKSGVPFATPVFDGAKEEEIKAMLAMAGMPSSGQMTLFDGRTGEAFERKVTVGYMHYLKLHHLVDDKMHARSTGPYSLVTQQPLGGKAQFGGQRFGEMEVWALEAYGASYVLQEMLTVKSDDVNGRTKVYENIVKGEHRIEAGMPESFNVLVKEIRSLAIDIDLERY; encoded by the coding sequence ATGACTTACTCCTTCACCGAGAAGAAACGCATCCGCAAGAGCTTCGCCAAGCGCGCCAGCGTGCTGGACGTTCCCTACTTGTTGGCGACCCAGTTGCAGTCCTTCAAGGACTTTTTGCAAGACGAAGTTGCCCCTGAGAAGCGGAAAAACGAAGGTCTTCAGGCCGCGTTCACCTCGATCTTCCCGATTGTTTCGCACTCCGGCAACGCTCGCCTTGAGTTTGTCAGCTACATGCTGGGAGAGCCAGCGTTCGACGTTACCGAATGTCAGCAACGTGGCCTGACCTTTGCCTCGTCGCTGCGTGCGCGGGTTCGCCTGGTCATCATGGACCGCGAAGCCCCTGATACGGTCAAGGAAGTCAAGGAGCAGGAAGTCTACATGGGTGAAATTCCCTTGATGACGACCAATGGTTCCTTCGTGATCAACGGCACCGAGCGGGTCATTGTTTCCCAGCTTCACCGTTCTCCCGGCGTCTTCTTCGAGCACGACCGCGGCAAGACCCACAGCTCCGGCAAGCTGCTGTTCTCCGCGCGGGTCATTCCTTACCGCGGTTCATGGCTCGATTTCGAATTCGACCCCAAGGACACCCTGTTCTTCCGCGTCGACCGTCGCCGCAAGATGCCGGTCACCACGCTGCTCAAGGCAATCGGCATGTCTTCCGAGGAAATCCTGAGCCAGTTCTTCGAATTTGATACTTTCCTGATCGCCAAGGACAAGGTTGAGTTCACCCTTGTTCCTGAGCGCTTGCGTGGCGAAGTCGCTCGTTTCGATTTCGTCGCCCCGGATGGCAAGCTGATTGTCCAGAAAGACAAGCGCATCACAGCGAAGCACATTCGCGACATTGGTGCAGCAGCAATCAAACAGATCGTTGTTCCCGACGAATTCTTGATTGGCCGTGTGGTTGCCAAGAATACGATCGACAAGGCGACGGGCGAGGTTGTTGCCAACGCCAACGACGAAATTACCGAGACGCTCTTGGCCAAGTTGCGTGAAGCCGAGATCACGACGCTTGAGACGCTCTATACGAACGAGCTCGATCGCGGTGCCTTCATCTCTAATACGCTGCGTGCTGATGAAACGGCAACCCGCCAGGCCGCTCGTGTGGCGATCTACCGTATGATGCGTCCGGGCGAGCCGCCGACGGAAGAGGCGGTTGAAATCCTCTTTAACGGCCTGTTCTATTCCGACGAACGTTACGATCTGTCTGGCGTTGGCCGCATGAAGTTCAATCGTCGTCTGGCCCGTCCGGACGTCATTGAATACAAGTTGATGCTCAAGGGCCTGGCTTCGAAGGCCGAAGCCGCACTGAAGAATCTGGCGGAAGCCTCCGGTTTTGCCCTGTCGGCAATTCAGGATCTGGTCAGCCTGATGCCTTTCGGCGCTCGTGCCATGGTCGAGAATTCGACTCTGGGCGAAGTCGAGGCGCTGGCTGCCAAGCTGAAGCCGCTTGGCGCCAATATCGAGGTGCGCGAACAGCTGACCCTGTCGCCGCGCGATATCGTCGAAGTCATCAAGATTCTTGTCGAACTGCGTAATGGTCGCGGTGAAATCGACGATATCGATCACCTTGGTAACCGTCGCGTCCGTTCAGTTGGCGAATTGGCCGAGAACCAGTTCCGCGCTGGCCTCGTCCGTGTCGAGCGCGCCGTTAAGGAGCGTCTGTCGCAGGCTGAATCCGATAACCTGATGCCGCACGATCTGATCAATGCCAAGCCGATCAGCGCTGCGATCAAGGAATTCTTCGGTTCCAGCCAGTTGTCGCAGTTTATGGACCAGACGAACCCGCTGTCGGAAATCACGCACAAGCGTCGCGTTTCCGCCCTCGGCCCAGGCGGTCTGACCCGCGAACGCGCCGGCTTCGAAGTGCGTGACGTGCATCCGACCCACTACGGCCGTGTTTGCCCGATCGAAACGCCGGAAGGTCCGAACATTGGTCTGATCAATTCGCTGGCGCTGTTTGCCCAGGTCAATAGCTATGGCTTCATCGAAACCGCTTACCGCAAGGTGAATGACGGTCAGGTGACCAACGATATCGAGTATTTGTCGGCGATTGAAGAGGGCAACTACGTGGTTGCCCAGGCTAATGCCTCTCTCGATGCCAACGGCCGCCTGTCCGACGATCTGGTGACCTGCCGCGAGAAGGGTGAAACCATTCTGGCTGAGCCGTCACGCGTCCAGTATATGGACGTGGCACCGGGCCAGATCGTATCGGTTGCTGCCTCGCTGATTCCGTTCCTGGAGCACGATGACGCGAACCGCGCCTTGATGGGCGCCAACATGCAGCGTCAGGCCGTGCCTTGTCTGCGTCCGGAAAAGCCGCTGGTCGGCACCGGTATTGAGCGCACCGTTGCTGTTGACTCGGGAACTGCAGTAGTCGCATTGCGTGGCGGCCTTGTTGATTACGTCGACGCCGCTCGTGTCGTGGTTCGTGTCAATGACGATGAAACCATTGCCGGTGAAGTGGGCGTTGATATCTACAATCTGGTCAAGTACACCCGCTCCAACCAGAACACCAACATCAACCAGCGTCCGATGGTGCGTGTCGGTGACCACATCGCCAAGGGCGACGTGGTGGCTGACGGCGCTTCGACCGACAAGGGCGAACTCGCTCTCGGTCAGAACATGCTGATCGCCTTCATGCCGTGGAACGGCTACAACTTCGAAGACTCGATCTTGATTTCCGAGCGCGTTGTTGCAGAAGACCGTTACACCTCGATTCATATCGAGGAGCTGACGGTTGTCGCCCGCGACACCAAGCTCGGCCCTGAGGAAATCACCCGCGATATCGCATCGTTGGGTGAGGCTCAATTGTCTCGTCTGGATGATTCCGGCATCGTTTATATCGGTGCTGAAGTCGAAGCTGCTGACGTGCTGGTTGGCAAGGTGACGCCGAAGGGTGAAACCCAGCTGACGCCGGAAGAGAAGCTGCTGCGCGCCATCTTCGGTGAGAAGGCTTCCGATGTTAAGGACACCTCGCTGCGTGTGCCGTCCGGTATTGCCGGTACCGTCATCGACGTTCAGGTGTTTACCCGTGAAGGCATCGAGCGCGACAAACGCGCCCAAGCCATCATCGACGAGCATCTGCGCCACTACAAGCTGGACCTCGCCGACCAGATGCGCATCGTCGAACGCGACGCTTTTGCTCGTGTCGAGCGCCTGATCACCGGCAAAAAAGCCAATGGCGGCCCGAAGAAGCTGGCCAAGGGCACGGTGATCGACAAGGTCTACCTCGACAGCATGGATCCGCACCACTGGTTCGACATCCGTCTGGCCGATGATGAGGCTGCCCAGCAGCTGGAACAGGTCAAGGATGGTCTGGAGCAGGCACGCAAGGACTTCGACATCGCTTTCGAAGGCAAGCGCAAGAAGCTGACGCAAGGCGACGAACTGCCGCCGGGTGTCCAGAAGATGGTCAAGGTCTATGTCGCCGTTAAGCGTCGTCTGCAGCCGGGTGACAAGATGGCCGGTCGTCACGGTAACAAGGGTGTGGTTTCGCGCATCCTGCCGGTTGAGGATATGCCGCACATGGAAGATGGCAGCCCGGTCGACATCGTTCTGAACCCGCTCGGCGTGCCGTCGCGGATGAACGTCGGTCAGATTCTCGAAGTTCACCTTGGCCTCGCCGCCAAGGGTCTTGGTCACAAGATTGGCGCGATGTTGCGTGCCCAGTCCAGCGCCAAGGAAGTTCGCGGTTTCTTGGACCAGATCTACAACTCCAGCGGCAAGTCCGAGAACCTCGACGAGTTGAATGATGTCGAAGTTCTGGAAATGGCGGAAAACCTCAAGAGCGGCGTGCCGTTTGCGACGCCGGTGTTCGACGGTGCCAAGGAAGAGGAAATCAAGGCCATGCTGGCGATGGCCGGCATGCCGTCTTCTGGCCAGATGACCCTGTTTGATGGTCGTACCGGCGAAGCATTCGAGCGCAAGGTGACCGTTGGCTACATGCACTACCTGAAGCTGCACCACTTGGTTGACGACAAGATGCACGCCCGTTCGACCGGTCCGTACTCTCTGGTTACCCAGCAGCCGCTGGGTGGCAAGGCACAGTTCGGTGGTCAGCGCTTCGGTGAAATGGAAGTGTGGGCACTGGAAGCCTATGGCGCTTCCTATGTACTGCAGGAAATGCTGACTGTGAAGTCCGACGATGTGAACGGCCGTACCAAGGTTTACGAAAACATCGTCAAGGGCGAACACCGCATCGAAGCCGGCATGCCGGAATCCTTCAATGTGTTGGTCAAGGAAATCCGTTCGCTGGCGATCGATATCGATCTGGAACGTTACTGA